The window ggaaataataaaatattccaAGGCTTACCTGCGTTTCTTCATTCAGGCGATAGTCAACGAACTTTTTCCAATCATTTTTGTCTATTCCTTTCGGGTGATGCTGAAGATTTTCCTCATAAGTCCTTACAAGTTTGTAACACCTATGAAACAAGTGGTGTCTTGAATCCTTCCAGTTCTTTCCTATCCTCTTCAAAATATCACGCTTTATTTTTCCTCCGGCATCGTCCTCATAGTAAAAGACCCGCTGCAACCCATTTACATTGTCATCAACGAAGACCAACAAACAAGTATAAGATTGATATATTTAAGACATGCCACAACAATTACAGGCTAATTTAAATTGTTGAAGTATGGAACTCAAATCCAGTACAAGCAGTCGCAATTACGTATAAATGAGAAGTGCTTAAATGATGATGTGaaaaacacaatataaaaatttaactaacCATATAAATTACCCATGCAAAAGACCTAAAAAGAAAAAACCGAAAACTAAAATTGCTTAAATTGTAGAAGCTTAAAGTTTTACCTTAAGCATGTTGTACGCCTGATCCCTCTTTGCTTTGCTCACCAGCTTCCAACTTTCTAAGTATATGGGGAACCGAGAATAATCCGCACCCAAATTCCCTATGAAACCACTCAGTAGTCCTGCCGCCTGACCAATCGGTTGCAGCTGACTGTTAAACAGGAGTACTATCTTCGTATTGGAAGGGAGGCCTATAGCCTCCTTCACACTCAGCTTAGAAACCTTTCTGACACCGTCCTCTAAGAAATGTATGGGAAACAAaattactctctaatcattgcaCAAAAGAAAATTAGGAGTAAAGGACTATACAGATCACTGTTTACGAAAATGGGAGGAAAAAAATGTTTACCGATAACTGTAACTTCCCAGAAATCTGTATCTTTGGCTTTCTTGTTGCTATGCTGACCTTCGACTTCTTGGGCAGCAAACAAGTCGTCGATGTGGTCATCGAACGACGGAACTTCATCCGCCTCTAGGTCATAATCCTCATCCCCTAATTCATCATCAGCCACTTCCGCGCGAGGCCGAGTCTCTATGTCGTCTGTTGGAGTTTGAGGGTCATCAGCAGTACTCGATTGTGCATTCCTATGGTCGATGCGCGGTGCACGAAACGGTTCATTCATACGGGTTGCCGGAGCTCTATTAGCTGAGGATGATATCGGAGGAACCCTATCACGTGTTTGCCGTGATGTCTGAGCTCCTCTAGTCGTGGTCCCAACCTTAACACAATGTAAAACTATTTAGAATTATATCTTAGAGAACGAATTAATATTgagaattattttatttcttaaactAATAATCTTGCCGGGAGGAAAATTAATGCGGTTCGGTGAGTCAACTGAAGAACATATAATTTTCACATAAGGTTACGTCAAGAAAACTTAACCACAAACACTAACCGTTGTCTCTTCGGTACCGGCATTAGTTTCGGCATCTTTCGGGGGTTCCTGTATAATGTTGTACCTTGGTTTTCTAGGCATCCTTAAAAACCTGTATATAAAACAATATTAGTAgacaaattatattaatattatatagtgTTCTTACCTACAATTCCACATATATAGATAGAATTAATATTTACTGTATACAGTATTTCCTACTTTTGTTCTATATATGGAGCCAAACGAGGCAGAAGACCAAAAGTGAAGAAACAacctcaaataataaattatgaaagaATGTAAGAAGCATAGTATTAAGAAAAGAATAATGGAGAAATATTAAAGCAACTAATTTTAACTTATTTACTATATCAACAGTCATCAGACCTTAGTCATAATGTGCTAGTACAGACTCAAGTTATCTAAACTAACAAATTCGGTACCCGTTAACCAATTTTTTCACAttagtgttattttttaatttaataatttaataatatatttttaatttatatttttaaaaattaataccaCATCACTGACTACAACTAATATATTCAACTAAGTTTCTAAATCTGTGAGTGTTTTGAATTTTCTACTAAAACTAATATTTTAATGTACTATATATCATACATCATATATGCAGAGCTAACTCTCATATGATGCATGAAAGGCACACACGTTGGGTTCCTGTAGAAAAGAGCAAAAAGAAAGGTGGCAAATGATTATTCTATATTATCTTGGTAATCTCTTTGTATGAACCATCTCATGCCACATTGATACATCTTGCTGTATTGAATATTTTAACATTTGTCTTTCCCCTTTTTGGGACATGAGATGCTTGAATCCAAAGAAAAGATTAAACAAATCAATACAACAGCTTAATCACCCAAAGAATCTACGTTTTGGCAGAGTATTAATTATCTTGCTCCTTTATTCGCTAATGGAATTCATCTAATGTAGAaaaggtgaaaaaaaaaaaaacaaaaatctataTCACTGGAATTGAAGGCGTCACActctttaaatattaaaaaatactttttttaaattttttaatttaaatattaatttttattttttaattaaattagatatCTATATATAGGCATCGAATACAccattttattattatcattattactaAATAGGATTTGAAAGTGACACAGTTGAGAGTTGGTGTTGAAGCAAGAAAGGCATTGGAGTGGATTGATGACAGCAACTCCTTGTGACATGATATGGCTTAATAAATAAtgcaaattaattattaattattaatttaataatagatGCAAAGGTGCTTTGATGAATGCATTGaaggaataaaataaagttaTATATGCAATCCTAGATATTTATGTTGACAACCTTGAACATCTTAGCTTTGCTTGCCATTTATGAACATCTTCAAATCTCCGTGACTCTATATACTCAACTCATGTATCGTTTCTTACGGAAAAACAAAACAGTTAGGCAGTAtgtttttttgttgttttctttttatgaaaataagaaaaatggtTGTAAGGAACAGTTTCTGTTCGTGATCTTTCCTTCAATTTCAGGCCCTGCCCACCCCtttgtagattttttttattccaaAATTCGTTTTAGCAAACAATAAATTCAAGTTACAGGAGTGAGGGACTAagtctaattaattaattcagtCACCCCCTAatacttcttttcattttcaaaGCTCAAATCTAATCACTGTCATTTAGAATTGCTTACGGATAAGATCCCCTGTGTTAATGATCTTAACTTGCTTGCAAAGAGTACCCaacaacacaaaaataaaataagagaaaaacacacatttGAAATTTGAAGTCTTGTCCTTGCTTTAGATGTTTATATTTAATAGTAATCATGATTCATGACTTATTGTAAAAAGGGATGAGAGATAATATTAGACGAAAAAGAAAAGACATAAATAATTAGTATGATATTAACGATTAACCTGTCTACGTCACTTGCAGGTAAATATTAAGATCTTGATCCACCTCTTCTCCGAACCTCTTCCCCCACAATGAAACAAGGCGCTGCACAATGGTAGGGGATGTCAAACAATGAGGACTAAGATCTCATCAAAACACAAGCACAGTAGAAACACTACATGTTCCTATAACCATGCCACCAAAAAAAATACCGAAATACAAAACCTTCCTTCTAGTAAAGTCATAGGAGAAATTAGTCATATATGGTGAACTGAATCTAAATATGATTTAACAAGTGAGAAGAAAGAAACAGACCTTGGTTACACTCAAACCTTGTGGTTTCGTGAGGGTGCCTTGAAGTGTACACTGAGGAGTGTGCAACTCAGAGTGGTTCAACTGATGAACACAAAGTTCAAATCAATCTCTTCACTACAAATTCCTCCAACTAACATGTcctctaactaaactaactactaCATATCAAATGAGTAAATGAGTAAGTTATATTGCGAAGCTTAATTTCCAGAACTTATATTCCTCCAACTAACATGTCCTCTTCGCTATCTTGGCTTTTTTATTGTACACTAAAATATTACATATGCTTTAGTTTCTTAGTTCACTGTTAAATGTTATGTTGACTTTTAGTTATGGTGTTTAAAAGTATTtactaaatttattaaaaaaagttataataaaaattaatatttaattttaaaagtataaaaataaataattattaaatatttaaattctaacataaaaaaataaattaaatatcaattaGATACTACCATAAAATTCACTGCACATATTATACATTTAAAGTAAATTTTCCTTCacgataatataattatattaaatttatacatTAGAAAAACTTAAATAATACATAGTTTGAATATAAATACATagtttgaattggtgatttgctttttgtgtatatatattcgTTATAATATTATATGATGATACTTTGGTTTGATATAGTTTGAAGATTATTCGATCAAACAAGACAATGAATAAATGAAAAAATACACTGTGGGCATTTAAGTATACATGAACTGAAAAGATAGATTCCAATTTTCTTCATGacattatatatatacactaataaGAAACAACAGAGCTCACTTTCTCACACAAAGGACCCAACTTTCACAATATGAGTTTCGGAAAGACCTTTGTTAAATAAGTTAGCCCCTTTTGTTTTCTTTCAGTGAGCCAAAATCATTTTCCCATGAAATTAgactcaagaagaagatgaagatgacgaAGAATAAGCTTACCTAATAAACGAGTTACAAACAGGCGAACAAGGAAACAAGGTTTCTCATTGAGCTTCTTTCAATGCAGACATATCGCTGGCAGaatgaaagaaaaaaggaaaaataatttaTGTGAATGAACAAAAACAAATCGAACCAGTAGTATTTTTCATATACAAAAAAATCGAAATTTTGGGGTTTATGTATACAACAGAAAACGAGAATAAATGGGATAAGATCACAACACCGTTTGACAATCAGATTTAACTTAATCAACTCAAAGAGTTTGTTAGAgtattttcaaatcaattttaattttctgttatggAATCAGATCACAACACCGTTTGACAGTCAGATTTAACTTAATCAATTCAAATAGTTTGTTAAGAGTATTTTCAAAACACTTATAAATTTCTGGTATGCAATCAAATCACAACACTGTTTGACAATCAGATTTAACTTAATCAATTCAAAAAGTTTGTTAGAGTATTTTCAAATCACTTTTAAATTTCTGGTATGCAATCAGATCACAACACCGTTTGACACTCAGATTTAACTTAATCAATTCAAATAGTTTGTTAGAGTATTTTCAGATcacttttaaatttctgttatgcAATGTACATGTTCCTTAGTTGTTGCACCAAATATGTTATTAAGTTACCATATTTACTTAAACAAGTTAACCATTGTATCtttataaaagtaaaatgtaCCACCTGCATAATTTAAGTGGAGGTAAACGGTTAGGATAACATAAAAATAGAGAACTTTATGGGAATTTCAAAAGTTTGTTCAGATAATCAGTTATAAAAATCTGTGATTCTCAAATGTTATAAACGTGCTTATTGAACTAAATAAATTTGACTGAAAAGCAATACAACTGCGATGACACAAGTTCAGCACTTAATCATTTCAGAAGCCACATTCACCTATCTGGTTCTCCTCTACTTGGGTTTCtctgtaaatatttttatacatGCTACTTTGAGATGTTTCACATTAAATTGTTTTCATATCTCACGATGaacctcaatttttttttttcagtttgttGAACTCCTTAATTATCACACCAATAGCTAGTTATATGGATCTTCAACCAGGTAAGTCACATGGTTTGTCTATGTCTCATGTATGTACTATTTGAACCCTCTTTTTATACTTTTTCTAATTTAAGTCTAAATCAAAATATACagcatttgaaaaattaaatttctaacacaaaaaaaaaatatacaactaaaaaaCATGTTAACAATAGCATGTAAAATTTAACCAAATTCACAAGAAAAAACAATCAACAATACTATTAGAGCAATCTTAGCAACTCAGAATAGTAAGATGTTAACAAAATCGCGGCAACAGTAAGTCAGTGAGCCACCCCAGCAACTCAATCAGTAATTTAGAAGTGTTAAATACAGATCAACAAAACAAGAACAAACAAACTTAAGAAGCAGTCTTTAATCTAACCAGATGAagggtgagagagagaaagagccgGTTTGACGATGGCGAGGAGAAGAGATACCTCGGCAGTGACGGCGAGGAGAGGAGAGAGCTCGGCGGTGACGATGAGGACAATAGAGAACTCGACGCCGGGGACGACAATATATAACTCCACAGCGGCGGCAGCGACGAATATACAATCCTGGCTCCGATGACCAGACGACGCCGACCACTACAGAGAGAGAGCGATGGGAGATGATAAAACGAGGCGGTGGAGCTTGACTGTGGAGATGGCGGTGGTTGCGGTGAGCATTGGTTGCAGTACGCGGAGAAGAGAGGGTGGCGGCTACTAgggttcttttttgtttttttctcatttttcaccTAAGAAGGGAGGTGAATCGGGTCTTGGGGGGAGCAGGGGCTTGCGGGTCTCTCCTTAGGtttaagtttcttttttttttttttaataaaaataaaaaagggcgCTGTTTAAGGCAAATTTCCCAAACCAGGGAAACTAAAATCAATTTGAGAAATTAAGTGTAACAtttcacaaaattaataattgCTTATAATAGCTCTAATTGATAATAACAGTTGTAAATATTTATAGAGATTTTAATATCCTCAGAAATAGTTATAAATACTATCCTTATTAGTAAACATAATATTATGACAAtaaacataatttattttataagatttattataaatattataagtaTTAATAtccttattaatataattatatatagtataatgattttaatttattataataattgctAATGATGGATAGCTGTCGAAATATCCGTATAGTAATttataacatataatattattatattataaggataatttaatattaatagtaTTACTTATTATATTAATTACTATATGGTATAATAATTAGTAACAAAGTTAGAGTCCAAAACGGCAGAGAGCGTCAGATTTGATGAGAGTAttcataagaaataataaaagatattattttatatgttatttttaatttaatgtgtaaatattaatttttattaaaaaaaattataacaaactaaaatataattttataaaaaatattatatataaaatatactaaaaagaagaattaaaaccgattaaatatactaaaaactaatactataaattaatattatatttttttagtaacatACTAATtctttatctaaaagtgatttttattaatattatctaaacaaa is drawn from Arachis hypogaea cultivar Tifrunner chromosome 12, arahy.Tifrunner.gnm2.J5K5, whole genome shotgun sequence and contains these coding sequences:
- the LOC112727519 gene encoding uncharacterized protein, giving the protein MPRKPRYNIIQEPPKDAETNAGTEETTVGTTTRGAQTSRQTRDRVPPISSSANRAPATRMNEPFRAPRIDHRNAQSSTADDPQTPTDDIETRPRAEVADDELGDEDYDLEADEVPSFDDHIDDLFAAQEVEGQHSNKKAKDTDFWEVTVIEDGVRKVSKLSVKEAIGLPSNTKIVLLFNSQLQPIGQAAGLLSGFIGNLGADYSRFPIYLESWKLVSKAKRDQAYNMLKRVFYYEDDAGGKIKRDILKRIGKNWKDSRHHLFHRCYKLVRTYEENLQHHPKGIDKNDWKKFVDYRLNEETQKKCRQNTLNRSKQVYTHTGGSKTLARKKDEVEREQGRPVGRGELFIMTHKKRDGSYIHPDARVVSEAIANVERQDGSSKHLSQNDSLAQVLGKEHPGRVRALGAGPCPTQVFGNAAGQPSGSAESNAEDKRMIAELMAKLEEERAKRQSVHKVLGYVVQQLGGNLPIEIAEELAFVGDTPDSSCAGPSSSGNRNPQQKS